From Micromonospora echinospora, one genomic window encodes:
- a CDS encoding tachylectin-related carbohydrate-binding protein: protein MIAGSVVAPIQPTPAQAADTFTCTGAASVFNSQSTGILQRRSLNNPGTTSYSWGSATTIGSSGWNGYGRFLGGPDGRVYGINANGLTRFRWTGSAWETVDGKINWLISPSFTEHATSSMRNKITVDEIGDFYLIDASGKLRWYRYDETAKNWVISGRVLDTGWDKYDLVVAGTTGVLYARTPEGKLHRYRFDPVSQRWLSRDKLVGTGWNGFTKGLFSVGGDTLYGIQADGDLFQYRYREDTNTWLVMAHHIGSGWGGYPNVFATTNTCKLTETFSPPRPATPIQSHAPIAVMQAPAAAGAAMGTLEFVYSDNIGQLRHGRMDPDNFLSLQWTSVSEFEAYTGKPALTVDNQRVSIFAHQSTSNVRSRTQAATGSPAWNSWLGLGGAMKSEPAAVRLSDNTVAVFALDADGALWFRHQDGVGGDLLPWRNLGGSGLTGTPVVTPVADRAAIIVVADSAGNVRTTTYQDGALTAGWTDLGGGGVTGTPSVVLLPGTRLMVFGRHSGGTIQTKTQNIDGTWPGTWTPIGAGAITPEGSPSAVLSPNSGLVSVFTRAADGLIHHSRETAQGSGEWANWIVARPAEEPPTETYPVDPTAFTHQSSNGTVVAYVTRNVNGATRYYRLQNELGGLSAARSTSGANPTFEERTLPQPRP, encoded by the coding sequence ATGATCGCCGGAAGCGTGGTCGCGCCCATTCAGCCGACGCCCGCCCAAGCCGCCGACACGTTCACCTGCACCGGTGCCGCCAGCGTCTTCAATTCGCAGAGCACGGGAATCCTCCAGCGCCGCTCGTTGAACAACCCGGGCACCACCAGTTACTCCTGGGGCAGCGCCACGACGATCGGCTCCAGCGGCTGGAACGGCTACGGCCGGTTCCTCGGCGGACCGGACGGCCGGGTCTACGGCATCAACGCCAACGGCCTGACCCGGTTCCGTTGGACCGGCAGCGCCTGGGAAACCGTCGACGGGAAGATCAATTGGCTGATCAGCCCGAGCTTCACCGAGCATGCCACCAGTTCCATGCGGAACAAGATCACCGTCGACGAGATCGGTGATTTCTACCTGATCGACGCGAGCGGCAAGCTGCGCTGGTACCGCTACGACGAAACCGCGAAGAACTGGGTGATCTCTGGCCGGGTGCTCGACACGGGCTGGGACAAGTACGACCTCGTCGTCGCCGGCACCACCGGCGTCCTCTACGCCCGCACCCCCGAGGGCAAGCTGCACCGCTACCGGTTCGACCCGGTCAGCCAGCGGTGGCTCAGTCGGGACAAGCTGGTCGGCACCGGCTGGAACGGCTTCACCAAAGGCCTGTTCTCCGTCGGCGGGGACACCCTCTACGGCATCCAGGCCGACGGCGACCTCTTCCAGTACCGGTACCGCGAGGACACCAACACGTGGCTGGTCATGGCCCATCACATCGGCAGCGGCTGGGGTGGCTACCCGAACGTCTTCGCCACCACCAACACCTGCAAGCTGACCGAGACGTTCAGCCCGCCCCGGCCGGCCACCCCCATCCAGTCGCACGCGCCGATCGCGGTCATGCAGGCCCCTGCCGCCGCGGGCGCCGCCATGGGCACCCTCGAGTTCGTCTACAGCGACAACATCGGCCAGCTCCGGCACGGGCGGATGGATCCGGACAACTTCCTGTCGTTGCAGTGGACCTCGGTCTCGGAGTTCGAGGCGTACACCGGCAAGCCGGCGCTCACTGTGGACAACCAGCGGGTGTCCATCTTCGCCCACCAGTCCACGAGCAACGTCCGCTCCAGGACCCAGGCCGCCACCGGCTCCCCGGCCTGGAACAGCTGGCTGGGCCTGGGCGGGGCGATGAAGTCCGAACCGGCCGCCGTGCGTCTCTCCGACAACACGGTGGCCGTCTTCGCACTCGACGCCGACGGCGCGCTGTGGTTCAGGCACCAGGACGGCGTCGGTGGTGACCTGCTGCCGTGGCGCAACCTCGGCGGCAGTGGGCTCACCGGCACGCCGGTCGTCACCCCGGTCGCCGACCGGGCCGCGATCATCGTGGTGGCCGACAGCGCCGGCAACGTCAGGACCACCACCTATCAGGACGGCGCCCTGACCGCCGGCTGGACCGACCTCGGCGGTGGCGGCGTCACCGGCACGCCCTCCGTCGTCCTGCTACCCGGGACCCGGCTGATGGTCTTCGGTCGGCACAGCGGCGGCACCATCCAGACCAAGACGCAGAACATCGACGGGACCTGGCCCGGCACCTGGACCCCAATCGGCGCCGGCGCGATCACGCCGGAGGGCTCGCCGAGCGCGGTGCTCAGCCCGAACAGCGGCCTGGTCTCGGTCTTCACCCGCGCGGCGGACGGCCTGATCCACCACTCCCGGGAGACCGCCCAGGGCTCCGGGGAGTGGGCGAACTGGATCGTGGCCCGGCCGGCCGAAGAGCCCCCGACCGAGACGTACCCGGTGGACCCGACGGCCTTCACCCACCAATCGAGCAACGGCACGGTAGTGGCCTACGTCACACGCAACGTCAACGGCGCGACCCGGTACTACCGGCTCCAGAACGAACTGGGCGGACTCTCCGCCGCCCGGAGCACCAGCGGGGCGAACCCGACCTTCGAGGAGCGGACGCTCCCCCAGCCGCGCCCCTGA
- a CDS encoding DEAD/DEAH box helicase, with translation MSSAPVRPEPASVSTGPGDPDPASPFSDLGLRPELLGALSSLGYEEPTPIQREAIPPLLAGRDLLGQAATGTGKTAAFALPLLHRLPADRASGDPVALVLTPTRELAVQVSEALHRYGRELGVRVLPIYGGQPIGRQLRALDAGVDVVVATPGRALDHIARGTLRLGGLATVVLDEADEMLDMGFAEDIEAILEHAPAQRQTVLFSATMPARIDGMARQHLTDPVRILIAREPAVAGETPRVRQRAFIVARAHKPAALGRVLDVESPTAAIVFCRSREEVDRLTETMNGRGYRAEALHGGMSQEQRDRVMGRLRAGTADLLVATDVAARGLDVEQLTHVVNYDVPSAPESYVHRIGRVGRAGREGVAITLAEPREHRMLKTIERVTGQRIVIDKIPTVADLRTRRLELTQAALRESLLEDDLEPFRVIVESLSDEFDMIEVALAAVKLAHEAAGPGADDEEEIPQAPVRAPRETRPGYEARGERRPSRPRAGGTTQVFIGLGRRAGVRPQDLVGAITGETRLSGRDIGSIEIADRFSLVEVPQAVADEVIAGLRESTIKGRKATVRRDRDQR, from the coding sequence ATGAGTTCCGCACCTGTACGGCCCGAACCAGCGTCCGTTTCCACCGGTCCGGGCGACCCCGATCCGGCGAGCCCCTTCTCCGACCTCGGGCTGCGGCCCGAGTTGCTGGGCGCGTTGTCGTCCCTCGGCTACGAGGAGCCCACCCCGATCCAGCGGGAGGCGATCCCTCCCCTGCTGGCCGGTCGTGACCTGCTGGGGCAGGCGGCGACCGGCACCGGCAAGACCGCCGCCTTCGCGCTGCCCCTGCTGCACCGGCTGCCGGCCGATCGGGCGTCGGGTGACCCGGTGGCGCTGGTGCTGACCCCGACCCGGGAGCTGGCCGTGCAGGTCTCCGAGGCGCTGCACCGGTACGGGCGGGAGCTGGGGGTCCGGGTGCTGCCGATCTACGGCGGGCAGCCCATCGGACGGCAGCTGCGGGCGCTGGACGCCGGAGTGGACGTGGTGGTAGCCACGCCCGGCCGGGCGCTGGACCACATCGCCCGGGGCACGCTCCGTCTCGGGGGCCTCGCCACGGTGGTGCTCGACGAGGCCGACGAGATGCTCGACATGGGGTTCGCCGAGGACATCGAGGCGATCCTGGAGCACGCGCCCGCGCAGCGGCAGACGGTGCTCTTCTCGGCCACCATGCCGGCGCGCATCGACGGGATGGCCCGGCAGCACCTGACCGACCCGGTGCGCATCCTCATCGCCCGGGAACCGGCCGTCGCCGGGGAGACGCCCCGGGTGCGGCAGCGCGCGTTCATCGTGGCGCGGGCGCACAAGCCGGCCGCGCTGGGCCGCGTCCTGGACGTGGAGTCCCCCACCGCGGCCATCGTCTTCTGCCGCAGCCGGGAGGAGGTCGACCGGCTCACCGAGACGATGAACGGCCGGGGCTACCGGGCCGAGGCGCTGCACGGCGGGATGAGCCAGGAGCAGCGAGACCGGGTGATGGGGCGGCTGCGGGCCGGCACCGCCGACCTGCTGGTGGCCACCGACGTCGCCGCCCGGGGGCTCGACGTCGAGCAGCTCACCCACGTGGTCAACTACGACGTCCCGTCGGCCCCCGAGTCGTACGTGCACCGGATCGGCCGGGTCGGCCGGGCGGGACGCGAGGGCGTGGCGATCACCCTCGCCGAGCCCCGCGAGCACCGGATGCTCAAGACCATCGAACGGGTGACCGGCCAGCGGATCGTCATCGACAAGATTCCCACGGTGGCCGACCTGCGTACCCGACGGCTGGAGCTGACCCAGGCGGCGCTGCGGGAGAGCCTGCTGGAGGACGACCTGGAGCCGTTCCGGGTGATCGTCGAGTCGCTGTCCGACGAGTTCGACATGATCGAGGTCGCGCTCGCGGCGGTGAAACTCGCGCACGAGGCCGCCGGGCCGGGCGCCGACGACGAGGAGGAGATCCCGCAGGCGCCCGTCCGCGCTCCCCGCGAGACCCGGCCGGGATACGAGGCCCGGGGCGAGCGCCGTCCGTCCCGGCCCCGCGCGGGCGGGACGACCCAGGTCTTCATCGGGCTGGGCCGGCGGGCCGGGGTCCGTCCCCAGGACCTGGTCGGGGCGATCACCGGGGAGACCCGGCTCAGCGGCCGGGACATCGGCTCGATCGAGATCGCCGACCGGTTCTCCCTGGTGGAGGTGCCCCAGGCGGTGGCCGACGAGGTGATCGCCGGGCTGCGCGAGAGCACCATCAAGGGCCGCAAGGCGACCGTACGCCGCGACCGCGACCAGCGCTGA
- the lon gene encoding endopeptidase La, with protein MATLPVLPLTDTVLLPGMVIPVTLDPTTQAAVDAARATGDQKLLAVPRIDGEYGPVGAVATIEKVGRLPSGEPAAVVRGLTRARIGSGVPGPGAALWVEATELPEPAPAGRARELAREYRALMTSVLQQRGAWQVIDAIERMTDLSELADSAGYVSWLTLGQKTQLLAAPDVTARLELLVNWVRDHLAEQEVSERINNDVREGLEKSQREFLLRQQLAAIRKELGEDEPDGSADYRARVEAADLPEKVREAALREVGRLERASDASPEAGWIRTWLDTVLEMPWTTRTEDDTDLAAARAVLDADHAGLADVKDRILEYLAVRNRRAERNLGVVGGRGSGAVLALAGPPGVGKTSLGESVARALGRKFVRVSLGGVRDEAEIRGHRRTYVGALPGRIVRALREAGSMNPVVLLDEVDKLAAGYAGDPAAALLEVLDPAQNHTFRDHYLEVDLDLSDVLFLATANVVESIPGPLLDRMELVTLDGYTEEEKVAIARDHLLPRQRDRAGLTAEEVTITDAALARIAAEHTREAGVRQLDRALARILRKVAVTLATEPGPLHVDVDDLARYLGRPRFTPESAERTAVPGVATGLAVTGAGGDVLFVEATGMDGEPGLTLTGQLGDVMKESAHIALSYLRSHGRQLGLDPNALAGRRIHLHVPAGAVPKDGPSAGITMVTALASLASGRPVRPEVGMTGEVTLSGRVLPIGGVKQKLLAAHRAGLTEVVVPARNAPDLDDLPTEVREALTIHTLADVADVLAVALRPADADTRTGPALAAA; from the coding sequence ATGGCAACTCTTCCCGTACTGCCCCTGACCGACACCGTCCTGCTGCCCGGCATGGTCATCCCGGTGACCCTCGACCCGACGACCCAGGCCGCGGTCGACGCGGCCCGCGCCACCGGCGACCAGAAGCTGCTCGCCGTACCCCGTATCGACGGCGAGTACGGCCCGGTCGGCGCGGTCGCCACCATCGAGAAGGTCGGCCGGCTGCCCAGCGGCGAACCGGCCGCCGTCGTCCGTGGCCTGACCCGGGCCCGGATCGGCTCCGGCGTCCCCGGACCCGGCGCCGCCCTCTGGGTCGAGGCCACCGAACTGCCCGAACCCGCGCCCGCCGGCCGGGCCCGGGAACTCGCCCGCGAGTACCGGGCGCTGATGACCTCGGTGCTCCAGCAACGCGGCGCCTGGCAGGTCATCGACGCGATCGAGCGGATGACCGACCTGTCGGAACTCGCCGACTCCGCCGGCTACGTCTCCTGGCTCACCCTCGGCCAGAAGACCCAGCTGCTCGCCGCCCCGGACGTCACGGCCCGGCTCGAACTCCTGGTGAACTGGGTCCGGGACCACCTCGCCGAGCAGGAGGTCAGCGAGCGGATCAACAACGACGTCCGCGAGGGGCTGGAGAAGTCCCAGCGGGAGTTCCTGCTCCGCCAGCAGCTTGCCGCGATCCGCAAGGAACTCGGCGAGGACGAGCCGGACGGCTCCGCCGACTACCGGGCCCGGGTCGAGGCCGCCGACCTGCCGGAGAAGGTCCGCGAGGCGGCACTGCGCGAGGTCGGCCGGCTGGAACGGGCCAGTGACGCCTCGCCGGAGGCCGGCTGGATCCGTACCTGGCTGGACACCGTCCTGGAGATGCCCTGGACCACCCGTACCGAGGACGACACCGACCTGGCCGCGGCCCGCGCCGTGCTCGACGCCGACCACGCCGGCCTGGCCGACGTCAAGGACCGCATCCTGGAGTACCTCGCGGTGCGCAACCGGCGCGCCGAGCGGAACCTCGGCGTGGTCGGCGGACGCGGCTCCGGCGCGGTGCTCGCCCTCGCCGGCCCGCCCGGCGTCGGCAAGACCAGCCTCGGCGAGTCGGTGGCCCGCGCCCTCGGCCGGAAGTTCGTCCGGGTCTCCCTCGGCGGCGTCCGCGACGAGGCCGAGATCCGTGGACACCGGCGCACCTACGTCGGCGCGCTGCCCGGCCGGATCGTCCGGGCGCTGCGCGAGGCGGGCTCGATGAACCCGGTCGTGCTCCTCGACGAGGTCGACAAGCTCGCCGCCGGGTACGCCGGCGACCCCGCCGCCGCCCTGCTGGAGGTGCTCGACCCGGCACAGAACCACACCTTCCGCGACCACTACCTCGAGGTCGACCTCGACCTGTCCGACGTGCTCTTCCTCGCCACCGCGAACGTGGTGGAGAGCATCCCCGGCCCGCTGCTGGACCGGATGGAGCTGGTCACCCTCGACGGCTACACCGAGGAGGAGAAGGTGGCCATCGCCCGGGACCACCTGCTGCCCCGGCAGCGGGACCGGGCCGGGCTGACCGCCGAGGAGGTGACGATCACCGACGCCGCGCTGGCCCGGATCGCCGCCGAGCACACCCGCGAGGCGGGCGTACGGCAGCTCGACCGGGCCCTGGCGAGGATCCTGCGCAAGGTCGCCGTGACGCTGGCGACCGAGCCGGGACCGCTCCACGTCGACGTCGACGACCTGGCCCGCTACCTGGGCCGCCCGAGGTTCACGCCTGAGTCGGCGGAACGTACCGCTGTCCCGGGCGTGGCCACCGGCCTGGCCGTCACCGGCGCCGGGGGTGACGTCCTCTTCGTCGAGGCGACCGGCATGGACGGCGAGCCGGGGCTGACCCTGACCGGGCAGCTCGGCGACGTGATGAAGGAGTCCGCGCACATCGCGCTGTCGTACCTGCGCTCACACGGTCGCCAGCTCGGCCTGGACCCGAACGCCCTCGCCGGGCGGCGGATCCACCTGCACGTACCGGCCGGGGCGGTGCCCAAGGACGGTCCGAGCGCGGGCATCACCATGGTCACCGCGCTCGCCTCGCTGGCCAGCGGTCGACCGGTCCGGCCCGAGGTCGGGATGACCGGCGAGGTGACCCTCTCCGGCCGGGTGCTGCCCATCGGCGGGGTGAAGCAGAAACTGCTCGCCGCGCACCGGGCCGGCCTGACCGAGGTGGTCGTCCCGGCCCGCAACGCGCCGGACCTCGACGACCTGCCGACCGAGGTCCGCGAGGCGCTCACCATCCACACCCTCGCCGACGTGGCGGACGTGCTCGCCGTGGCGCTGCGTCCCGCCGACGCCGACACCCGCACCGGTCCCGCGCTCGCCGCGGCCTGA
- a CDS encoding LuxR C-terminal-related transcriptional regulator, translated as MPQLVAVGLSAVEVGDELHVSERPAKRMTASLLRKLRMANRTEAAALAGHAGLLGA; from the coding sequence CTGCCGCAACTCGTCGCCGTCGGGCTCAGCGCCGTCGAGGTCGGCGATGAGCTGCACGTCTCGGAACGGCCTGCGAAGCGGATGACCGCTTCGCTGTTGCGTAAACTCCGGATGGCCAACCGGACGGAGGCAGCCGCGCTCGCGGGCCATGCGGGACTGCTCGGCGCCTGA
- a CDS encoding histone-like nucleoid-structuring protein Lsr2: MARKVITVLTDDLDGGKADRTVEFGLDGVMYTIDVSDENAGVLRKALDPYIAAGRRIGRGVVESNRGARRPGRPATSGMDREQNRAIREWATKNGYEISERGRIPVSVVEAYKNR; encoded by the coding sequence ATGGCCAGGAAAGTAATCACAGTTCTCACGGACGACCTCGACGGCGGAAAGGCCGACCGGACGGTCGAGTTCGGGCTCGACGGCGTCATGTACACCATCGATGTGTCGGACGAAAACGCGGGGGTCCTGCGTAAGGCTCTGGACCCCTACATCGCCGCTGGCCGTCGCATCGGCCGGGGCGTCGTGGAGAGCAACCGGGGAGCCCGCCGTCCGGGGCGTCCGGCGACGTCCGGAATGGATCGTGAGCAGAACCGCGCGATCCGCGAATGGGCCACGAAGAACGGCTACGAGATTTCCGAGCGTGGCCGCATCCCCGTGTCGGTCGTCGAGGCGTACAAGAACCGCTGA